In one Pseudomonas sp. 31-12 genomic region, the following are encoded:
- the cysK gene encoding cysteine synthase A translates to MSRIYADNAHSIGNTPLVQINRIAPRGVTILAKIEGRNPGYSVKCRIGASMIWDAESSGKLKPGMTIIEPTSGNTGIGLAFVAAARGYKLMLTMPASMSIERRKVLKALGAELVLTEPAKGMKGAIEKAAEILASDPAKYFMPAQFDNPANPAIHEKTTGPEIWNDTDGAVDVLVAGVGTGGTITGVSRYIKNTQGKPIISVAVEPVVSPVITQAIAGEEIKPSPHKIQGIGAGFVPKNLDLSIVDRVELVSDEESKAMALRLMQEEGILCGISCGAAMAVAVRLAETPEMQGKTIVVILPDSGERYLSSMLFSDLFTEQENQQ, encoded by the coding sequence ATGAGCCGTATTTACGCTGACAACGCCCATTCCATCGGCAATACGCCGTTGGTGCAGATCAACCGCATTGCCCCGCGCGGTGTGACCATCCTGGCCAAGATCGAAGGGCGCAACCCGGGTTATTCGGTCAAGTGCCGGATCGGCGCGAGCATGATCTGGGACGCCGAAAGCTCTGGCAAACTCAAGCCTGGCATGACCATCATCGAACCGACGTCGGGCAATACCGGTATTGGCCTGGCGTTTGTTGCCGCGGCCCGTGGCTACAAATTGATGCTGACCATGCCGGCGTCGATGAGCATCGAACGACGCAAGGTCCTCAAGGCACTGGGCGCCGAACTGGTCCTGACTGAACCGGCCAAGGGGATGAAGGGCGCAATCGAGAAGGCGGCCGAAATCCTCGCCAGCGACCCGGCCAAGTACTTCATGCCGGCACAGTTCGACAACCCGGCGAACCCGGCCATTCACGAGAAAACCACCGGCCCGGAAATCTGGAACGATACCGACGGCGCGGTCGATGTGCTGGTGGCAGGCGTTGGAACAGGCGGAACCATTACCGGTGTTTCGCGGTATATCAAGAATACCCAGGGCAAACCGATTATCTCGGTGGCGGTGGAGCCGGTGGTGTCACCTGTGATTACCCAGGCGATTGCCGGTGAAGAGATCAAGCCGAGCCCGCACAAGATCCAGGGGATCGGTGCCGGTTTTGTTCCGAAGAATCTGGATTTGTCGATCGTCGATCGGGTTGAGTTGGTCAGTGACGAAGAATCCAAGGCCATGGCCCTGCGCCTGATGCAGGAAGAAGGGATCTTGTGCGGTATTTCCTGTGGCGCCGCGATGGCAGTGGCAGTGCGTCTGGCCGAAACACCGGAAATGCAGGGCAAGACCATCGTGGTGATCCTGCCGGATTCCGGTGAGCGCTACCTGTCGAGCATGCTGTTCAGTGATCTGTTTACCGAGCAGGAGAATCAGCAGTAA
- a CDS encoding aspartyl/asparaginyl beta-hydroxylase domain-containing protein — protein MTFSFAAKASVLLLFLGSTLYVHMRGKARLPVLRQFVNHSALFAPYNALMYLFSSVPSKPYLDRSKFPELDVLKDNWEVIRDEAMHLFDEGYICAAEKNNDAGFGSFFKKGWKRFYLKWYDKPLPSAETLCPKTVALVSSIPNVKGAMFALLPGGSHLNPHRDPFAGSLRYHLGLSTPNSDDCRIFVDGQVYAWRDGEDVMFDETYVHWVKNETEKTRVILFCDIERPLSNRIMTRINRGISGLLGRATAPQNLDDERVGGINQAYAWSKNSSDKVSGVVKRWKRRNPKAYRVLRPVLAVVVLTLLGYWLFG, from the coding sequence ATGACCTTTTCCTTTGCCGCGAAAGCGTCAGTGTTGCTGCTATTCCTGGGCAGCACCCTCTATGTGCATATGCGCGGCAAGGCGCGATTACCGGTTCTGCGCCAGTTCGTTAACCACTCGGCCCTGTTTGCGCCATACAACGCCTTGATGTACCTGTTCTCCAGCGTGCCATCCAAACCCTATCTGGACCGCAGCAAATTCCCGGAACTTGATGTGCTCAAGGACAACTGGGAAGTTATCCGCGACGAAGCCATGCACCTGTTCGACGAGGGTTACATCTGCGCCGCCGAAAAGAACAACGATGCCGGTTTCGGTTCGTTTTTCAAGAAAGGCTGGAAACGTTTCTACCTCAAGTGGTACGACAAACCCCTGCCATCGGCTGAAACCCTGTGCCCGAAAACCGTGGCGCTGGTCAGCAGTATTCCCAACGTAAAAGGTGCGATGTTTGCGTTGCTGCCGGGCGGCAGCCACCTCAACCCGCACCGCGACCCGTTTGCCGGTTCCCTGCGTTATCACCTGGGGCTGTCGACGCCGAACTCCGATGACTGCCGCATCTTCGTCGACGGTCAGGTATACGCCTGGCGTGATGGCGAGGACGTAATGTTCGATGAGACCTACGTGCATTGGGTCAAGAACGAAACCGAGAAAACCCGGGTCATTCTGTTCTGTGACATCGAACGACCGCTGAGCAACCGCATCATGACCCGTATCAACCGCGGGATCAGCGGCCTGCTCGGTCGCGCCACCGCGCCTCAGAATCTTGATGATGAGCGAGTCGGCGGGATCAACCAGGCGTATGCCTGGAGCAAGAACTCCAGCGACAAAGTCAGCGGCGTGGTCAAACGCTGGAAGCGTCGCAACCCCAAGGCATACCGCGTGCTGCGGCCGGTGCTGGCGGTGGTGGTGTTGACGTTGTTGGGGTATTGGTTGTTTGGGTGA
- a CDS encoding DMT family transporter, giving the protein MFVLSKKTALAAASTSLFVLLWSSGAIFSKWGLAHASPFAFLLIRFVIALCGLMLLVPLLKLKMPKGGKPMVYAMATGVVLLGAYQIFYLLALDLKVTPGVMATIMGVQPILTVVIMERQRSASRMFGLALGLAGLIMVVYQGIGLAGMSLAGMLFGLLALASMTFGSIMQKRITDNPLGTLPVQYLAGLLLCGIFVPFQPFHFEHSSGFFVPVVWMGLVVSVLATLLLYRLIARGNLVNVTSLFYLVPAVTAVMDYLIFGNRLAALSMLGMLLIIIGLVFVFRKTA; this is encoded by the coding sequence ATGTTTGTCCTTTCGAAAAAAACCGCGCTCGCGGCGGCGTCCACGAGCCTGTTCGTTCTGCTGTGGAGCAGCGGGGCGATCTTCTCCAAATGGGGCCTGGCCCACGCATCACCCTTCGCCTTTCTGCTGATTCGCTTTGTCATCGCCTTGTGCGGATTGATGCTGTTGGTGCCTTTGCTCAAGCTGAAAATGCCCAAGGGCGGCAAGCCGATGGTGTATGCGATGGCCACGGGCGTGGTGTTGCTGGGGGCGTATCAGATTTTTTATCTGCTGGCCCTGGACCTGAAAGTCACCCCGGGCGTGATGGCGACAATCATGGGGGTGCAGCCGATTCTCACGGTGGTGATCATGGAACGGCAGCGCTCAGCCAGCCGAATGTTCGGTCTGGCGCTGGGTCTGGCCGGGTTGATCATGGTGGTTTACCAGGGCATCGGTCTGGCCGGCATGTCACTGGCCGGCATGCTGTTCGGTTTGCTGGCCCTGGCGAGCATGACGTTCGGCTCGATCATGCAGAAACGCATCACCGACAATCCGCTCGGCACGCTGCCGGTGCAGTACCTGGCGGGGCTGTTGCTCTGCGGGATCTTTGTGCCGTTCCAGCCGTTTCATTTCGAACACAGCAGCGGGTTTTTCGTGCCGGTGGTGTGGATGGGGTTGGTGGTGTCGGTGCTGGCAACCTTGTTGCTGTACCGCTTGATCGCTCGCGGCAATCTGGTGAATGTCACCAGTCTGTTTTACTTGGTGCCAGCGGTGACGGCAGTGATGGACTACCTGATTTTTGGTAATCGTTTGGCGGCATTGAGCATGCTCGGCATGCTGCTGATCATCATCGGTCTGGTCTTCGTGTTCCGTAAAACAGCGTAG
- a CDS encoding LysR family transcriptional regulator, whose translation MTRIPAANVIHSRLRLRQLRLMLALQEFGSLRRAADHIGMTQPAATKMLHEAEDLLGVELFERLPRGMRSTPFGETVIYYARMVFAELSGMREELVALESGNLGRVAVGAIPALASGLLTRTIATLKQSHPRLSMSIQVDTSDVLVQALLQDQLDIVLGRIPVGARAEELLFDSLGEEALCVISGAQNPLAKEKNLSWAELQNMTWVLQQQPSPMRAIINQVFHNARVDIPSSIVETTSIMTLLSLIQQTDMLGVTPVSVVEDYPGRDLLAVLPIKFEARLPPYGLITRRHRIQSSAMQAFMNSVRAEHALSK comes from the coding sequence ATGACCCGAATTCCTGCTGCCAATGTGATCCACAGCCGACTGCGTCTGCGCCAACTGCGGCTGATGCTGGCATTACAGGAATTCGGCTCGTTGCGCCGCGCCGCCGACCACATCGGCATGACCCAGCCGGCAGCCACCAAGATGCTGCACGAAGCCGAGGATTTGCTCGGCGTCGAGCTTTTCGAACGCCTGCCTCGAGGCATGCGCTCCACCCCGTTCGGGGAAACCGTCATCTACTACGCGCGCATGGTGTTTGCTGAACTCAGCGGCATGCGTGAAGAACTGGTCGCGCTCGAATCCGGCAACCTTGGCCGGGTCGCGGTCGGTGCGATTCCGGCGTTGGCCTCGGGGCTGTTGACCCGCACCATCGCGACCTTGAAACAGAGCCATCCGCGCTTGTCCATGAGCATTCAGGTCGACACCAGTGACGTGCTGGTGCAAGCACTGTTGCAGGATCAACTGGACATCGTTTTGGGCCGGATTCCGGTGGGCGCGCGCGCCGAGGAGTTGCTGTTCGACAGCCTCGGCGAAGAAGCCTTGTGCGTCATATCCGGCGCACAGAACCCGTTGGCGAAGGAGAAAAACCTGAGCTGGGCAGAGTTGCAGAACATGACCTGGGTGCTGCAACAGCAACCGAGCCCGATGCGCGCGATCATCAATCAGGTGTTTCACAATGCGCGGGTCGATATTCCGAGCAGCATCGTCGAAACCACCTCGATCATGACCTTGCTGTCATTGATCCAGCAGACCGACATGCTCGGCGTCACGCCGGTGTCGGTGGTGGAGGATTATCCGGGGCGTGATTTGCTGGCGGTGTTGCCGATCAAGTTTGAGGCACGACTGCCGCCGTATGGGCTGATCACCCGGCGTCACCGGATTCAATCGTCGGCGATGCAGGCGTTCATGAATTCGGTGCGGGCCGAGCATGCGCTGAGCAAGTAA
- a CDS encoding tripartite tricarboxylate transporter permease has product MSEFDSLLQGMNLILTPGHIGLMVIGVLLGILVGVLPGLGAPNGVALLLPLTFTMSPVSAIILLSCMYWGALFGGSITSILFNIPGEPSSVATTFDGYPMAREGRAAEALTAAFSSALIGALAGVLLLTFLSTKIAAFAMSFSSPEFFAVYLLAFCTFIGMSKNPPLKTVVAMMIGFAMAAVGMDTVSGNLRLTFDQPALMTGISFEVAVIGLFGIGEILCTVEEGLVFRGEHARITPMIILRTWAKLPRYWWTIVRSTLVGCWMGITPGGPTAASFMSYSLARRFSKNRENFGKGELEGVIAPETADHAAGTSALLPMLTLGIPGSATAAVMLGGLMIWGLHPGPTLFVEQHDFVWGLIASMYLGNVVSLIVVLATVPLFASILRIPFSIIAPIIIMVCAIGAYSVHNSFVDVVLMLGFGALGYLFKKLGYPIAPLVLAAVLGDKAEDAFRQSMLFSDGHLGIFWSNPLVGSLTTAALLMLFWPLISKALGTLTGLRKPQVAKPKSVL; this is encoded by the coding sequence ATGAGCGAATTCGATTCCCTGCTGCAAGGCATGAATCTGATCCTGACCCCGGGCCACATCGGCCTGATGGTGATCGGCGTGCTGCTGGGCATTCTGGTCGGCGTATTGCCCGGCCTCGGCGCTCCCAATGGCGTGGCGTTGCTGCTGCCACTGACCTTCACCATGTCGCCGGTGTCGGCAATCATTTTGCTGTCGTGCATGTATTGGGGCGCCCTGTTCGGCGGCTCGATCACCTCGATTCTGTTCAACATCCCCGGTGAGCCCTCATCGGTGGCGACCACGTTCGACGGCTACCCGATGGCCCGCGAAGGTCGCGCCGCCGAAGCCCTGACCGCAGCGTTCAGCTCGGCACTGATCGGCGCCCTGGCCGGGGTGTTGTTGCTGACGTTCCTGTCGACCAAGATCGCCGCGTTTGCCATGTCGTTCAGTTCACCGGAGTTCTTCGCGGTGTACCTGTTGGCGTTCTGCACCTTCATTGGCATGAGCAAGAACCCGCCGCTGAAAACCGTGGTTGCGATGATGATCGGCTTCGCCATGGCTGCCGTGGGCATGGACACCGTGTCTGGCAACTTGCGCCTGACCTTCGACCAACCCGCCTTGATGACAGGCATCAGTTTTGAAGTGGCGGTGATCGGTCTGTTCGGCATCGGTGAAATCCTCTGCACCGTCGAGGAAGGCCTGGTGTTTCGCGGCGAGCATGCGCGCATTACGCCGATGATCATCCTGCGCACCTGGGCCAAATTGCCACGCTACTGGTGGACGATTGTGCGCAGCACGCTGGTCGGTTGCTGGATGGGCATTACGCCTGGCGGCCCCACCGCTGCCTCGTTCATGAGCTACAGCCTGGCGCGGCGCTTCTCGAAGAACCGCGAGAACTTCGGCAAGGGTGAACTCGAAGGCGTGATCGCCCCGGAAACCGCCGACCACGCCGCTGGCACCAGTGCCTTGTTGCCGATGCTGACCCTCGGCATTCCGGGTTCGGCGACGGCAGCGGTAATGCTCGGCGGCTTGATGATCTGGGGCCTGCATCCTGGCCCGACGTTGTTCGTCGAGCAGCACGATTTCGTCTGGGGCCTGATCGCCAGCATGTACCTCGGCAACGTAGTGAGCCTGATCGTAGTGCTGGCCACCGTGCCGCTGTTCGCTTCGATCCTGCGCATTCCGTTCTCGATCATTGCGCCGATCATCATCATGGTCTGCGCTATCGGTGCCTACTCGGTGCACAACTCGTTCGTCGACGTGGTGTTGATGCTCGGCTTCGGCGCGCTGGGTTACCTGTTCAAGAAACTCGGTTACCCGATCGCGCCGCTGGTGTTGGCGGCGGTACTGGGCGACAAGGCGGAAGATGCGTTCCGTCAGTCGATGCTGTTCTCCGATGGGCACTTGGGGATCTTCTGGTCCAATCCGTTGGTGGGCAGCCTGACTACGGCGGCGCTGCTGATGCTGTTCTGGCCGTTGATTTCCAAGGCGCTGGGAACCCTGACGGGCCTGCGCAAACCTCAGGTCGCCAAGCCTAAATCGGTGCTGTGA
- a CDS encoding tripartite tricarboxylate transporter TctB family protein, which yields MSHSSDSSALVGTRWVELGLTFFTTLIGAVVMYGSLEQGIGWGDSGPEPGYFPFYIGLLLSAASVGNGVLTVVRWQALSIAFVSRSAFKQVLSVFIPIALFVGAMPFTGIYVASACFIAWFMWRDKVRVKPYGKLMIGTVSLGAVLASYLIFALWFKVPLDAGPMGDWISLAGRSFK from the coding sequence ATGTCCCATTCTTCGGATTCATCGGCGCTGGTCGGTACCCGCTGGGTCGAGCTCGGCCTGACATTCTTCACTACGCTGATCGGCGCGGTGGTGATGTACGGCAGTCTCGAACAAGGTATCGGCTGGGGCGATTCCGGCCCCGAGCCGGGTTACTTCCCCTTCTACATCGGCTTGCTTTTGAGCGCCGCGAGCGTGGGCAACGGCGTGTTGACCGTGGTGCGCTGGCAGGCCCTGAGCATTGCATTCGTGAGCCGCAGTGCATTCAAGCAAGTGCTGTCGGTGTTCATCCCGATTGCGCTGTTCGTCGGCGCCATGCCGTTCACCGGCATTTACGTGGCCTCGGCCTGTTTCATCGCCTGGTTCATGTGGCGTGACAAGGTGCGCGTCAAACCCTATGGCAAGTTGATGATCGGCACCGTGTCCCTCGGCGCAGTGCTCGCCAGCTACCTGATTTTCGCGCTGTGGTTCAAGGTCCCGCTGGATGCCGGCCCGATGGGCGACTGGATTAGCCTGGCCGGGAGAAGTTTCAAATGA
- a CDS encoding tripartite tricarboxylate transporter substrate binding protein codes for MRNAFVRRTSRLILGCTLITAGALPALANAAWQPDKNVEIVVAGGPGGGTDQLGRLIQSIITTHKFLDVNTIVLNKGGGNGAEAFLDLKMNKGDPEKLVIGTNNIYLLPLVSKLGYQWQELTPVAAVAEDDFILWSYKDAPWKDAKGFYEAAKADPSKLRMGGSQSKDVDQTLTLLLNQTNNSKLVYIPFKSGSEAATQLAGKHIAANVNNPSESISQWRGDQVEPLCVFSKERMGYTDKVAGDKSWADVPTCHEQGLGIDQYRFPRTVFMPGEVTAEQRAFYVELMRKVTETPEFKAYVKQNALVPTFLEGEPLTAYIEKDTARVTPVFKEAGWLKN; via the coding sequence ATGCGAAATGCATTCGTCCGTCGCACATCCCGTCTGATTCTTGGCTGCACGCTGATCACCGCCGGCGCCCTCCCCGCGCTTGCCAACGCTGCCTGGCAGCCGGACAAGAACGTCGAAATCGTCGTCGCCGGCGGCCCCGGTGGCGGCACTGACCAACTCGGTCGGCTGATCCAGTCGATCATCACCACGCACAAGTTCCTCGACGTCAATACCATCGTCCTCAACAAGGGCGGCGGCAACGGCGCCGAAGCCTTTCTCGACTTGAAGATGAACAAGGGCGATCCGGAAAAACTGGTGATCGGCACCAACAACATCTACCTGTTGCCGCTGGTTTCCAAGCTCGGCTATCAATGGCAGGAACTGACCCCGGTTGCCGCCGTCGCCGAGGACGACTTCATTCTCTGGAGCTACAAGGATGCGCCCTGGAAGGACGCCAAAGGCTTCTACGAAGCCGCCAAGGCTGATCCGTCGAAACTGCGCATGGGCGGCAGCCAGTCCAAGGATGTCGACCAGACCCTGACGCTGCTGCTGAACCAGACCAACAACAGCAAACTGGTGTACATCCCGTTCAAGAGCGGCAGCGAAGCCGCGACCCAACTGGCCGGCAAACACATCGCCGCCAACGTCAACAACCCCAGCGAAAGCATCAGCCAGTGGCGCGGGGACCAGGTCGAGCCGCTCTGCGTGTTCAGTAAAGAGCGCATGGGCTACACCGATAAGGTCGCGGGCGATAAATCCTGGGCCGATGTCCCGACTTGCCACGAACAAGGCCTGGGCATCGATCAGTACCGCTTCCCGCGCACCGTGTTCATGCCCGGCGAAGTCACCGCCGAACAGCGCGCGTTCTATGTCGAGCTGATGCGCAAAGTCACCGAGACCCCGGAGTTCAAGGCGTACGTCAAGCAGAATGCACTGGTGCCGACCTTCCTCGAAGGCGAGCCGCTGACCGCCTACATTGAGAAAGACACCGCCCGCGTCACGCCGGTGTTCAAAGAAGCCGGCTGGTTGAAAAATTGA
- a CDS encoding MFS transporter — translation MARSSASLHLPGASVQPASTPLTSATKASGVRWRIFAIVFALTMVNLIDRVSLSIAMPTIAHEFSLSPSMQGLILSSFFWAYALLQIPGGWLIDRFGPHRVISWSTGLWGTFQVLAAFATGGLSLLFARVALGAAEAPLFPSGGKLISLWLAPSERSRGAVLMDSGSPLGVALGGLIIAYLIASLDSWRLAFVIAGIATLVLAWLARRYLRDDPATHPQVNAEELEKINAGRATPAAEAARVPVKGLGIAARSLSGLLIGRASWAMVYFGLLTWGPSYLAQARGFDIKGIGAATFVIFVCGALGSLTGGFLCDGLIRKGVSRGVAVKSLLAFSGLVALGAFLLLPTLSNPFAAVALLAMTAFFLMWGSLYWSFPALLAAPARVGLIGGVMNMAGSTGGIAVPILVGIILQMTGGFAPVLGFFAVCSAVFVLATLFISLDEVRNG, via the coding sequence ATGGCTCGTTCCAGTGCTTCCCTGCATCTACCCGGCGCGAGTGTCCAGCCAGCGTCCACACCGTTGACCAGCGCCACCAAAGCCAGCGGCGTGCGCTGGCGAATCTTTGCCATCGTTTTCGCGCTGACCATGGTCAACCTGATCGACCGGGTGTCACTGTCGATCGCGATGCCGACCATCGCCCACGAGTTTTCCCTGTCGCCAAGCATGCAAGGGCTGATCCTCAGCAGTTTTTTCTGGGCCTATGCGTTGTTGCAGATTCCCGGCGGCTGGCTGATCGATCGCTTCGGCCCGCATCGGGTCATCAGTTGGTCCACCGGGTTGTGGGGCACCTTTCAGGTACTGGCGGCGTTTGCGACGGGCGGCTTGTCATTGCTGTTCGCCCGGGTTGCACTCGGTGCTGCCGAGGCGCCGTTGTTCCCCTCTGGCGGCAAGCTGATTTCCCTGTGGCTGGCGCCGAGCGAGCGCAGTCGCGGCGCGGTGCTGATGGACAGTGGCAGCCCGTTGGGCGTGGCGCTGGGCGGGTTGATCATTGCCTACCTGATTGCTTCCCTGGATTCGTGGCGCCTGGCGTTCGTGATTGCCGGTATCGCGACCCTGGTGCTGGCCTGGCTGGCGCGGCGTTATCTGCGCGATGACCCGGCCACTCACCCGCAAGTGAATGCCGAAGAATTGGAGAAGATCAACGCCGGGCGCGCGACACCGGCTGCCGAAGCTGCGCGGGTGCCGGTCAAAGGCCTGGGCATCGCGGCCCGCTCGCTGAGCGGTTTGCTGATCGGTCGCGCCAGTTGGGCGATGGTGTATTTCGGTTTGCTGACCTGGGGCCCGAGTTATCTGGCGCAGGCTCGCGGCTTTGATATCAAGGGCATCGGCGCGGCGACTTTCGTGATCTTCGTGTGCGGCGCGTTGGGTTCGCTGACCGGTGGTTTCCTCTGCGATGGGTTGATCCGCAAGGGCGTGAGCCGTGGTGTGGCAGTCAAGAGCCTGCTGGCGTTTTCCGGTCTGGTCGCCCTCGGCGCCTTCCTGTTGTTGCCGACCCTGAGCAATCCTTTTGCGGCCGTGGCGTTGTTGGCCATGACCGCGTTTTTCCTGATGTGGGGCAGCCTCTACTGGAGCTTCCCGGCGTTGCTGGCGGCACCGGCGCGGGTCGGGTTGATCGGCGGCGTGATGAACATGGCCGGCAGCACTGGCGGTATCGCGGTGCCGATCCTGGTGGGGATCATTCTGCAGATGACCGGTGGTTTTGCGCCGGTGCTGGGGTTCTTTGCGGTGTGCTCGGCAGTCTTTGTGCTGGCGACGTTGTTCATCAGTCTCGACGAGGTGCGTAATGGGTGA
- a CDS encoding amidohydrolase — protein sequence MGEHLSNRAWNGPIIDAHHHFWDPTINDHPWLAPEANIAFRYGDYSAIKRRYFPEDYFADAGPHRVVQTVYVETEWDPQDPIGETVFIESLTARYGVPNAIVAQAWLDHPDAIAVLSEQASFKCVRSVRHKPGGPTSPAQVGHVRSLMSDEHWRRSFAALEGLGLHFDLQTPWWNLHEAERLARDFPGTTLILNHAGLPNDRSAEGLAGWRLAMARLAQWPNVQVKISGLGQKGQAWRAKDNAWIVREVIAMFGTDRAMFASNFPVDSLCGSFDDIYSGFKSIVADLPSADQERLFYSNAQRVYRCEPCAIDRQWPEFLRSEA from the coding sequence ATGGGTGAACACCTATCTAACCGAGCGTGGAACGGACCAATCATCGACGCCCATCATCACTTCTGGGACCCGACGATCAATGACCATCCGTGGCTGGCGCCCGAGGCCAACATTGCGTTTCGCTACGGTGATTACAGCGCGATCAAGCGGCGCTATTTCCCCGAGGATTATTTCGCAGACGCCGGCCCGCATCGCGTGGTGCAAACGGTTTACGTCGAGACCGAATGGGACCCGCAAGACCCGATTGGCGAAACCGTGTTCATCGAAAGTCTGACGGCCCGTTACGGCGTCCCCAACGCAATCGTGGCGCAGGCCTGGCTCGATCACCCGGACGCCATCGCGGTACTGAGTGAACAAGCGAGCTTCAAGTGCGTGCGCAGCGTTCGCCACAAGCCGGGCGGACCGACTTCCCCCGCGCAGGTTGGCCATGTGCGCAGCCTCATGAGCGACGAGCATTGGCGGCGCAGTTTTGCCGCACTGGAAGGCCTGGGTTTGCATTTCGACTTGCAGACGCCCTGGTGGAATCTGCACGAGGCGGAACGGCTGGCCCGGGACTTTCCCGGCACCACGCTGATTCTCAACCACGCCGGGTTGCCCAATGACCGCAGCGCCGAAGGCCTGGCCGGTTGGCGTCTGGCGATGGCGCGGCTGGCCCAATGGCCGAACGTGCAGGTGAAGATTTCCGGCCTTGGCCAGAAGGGCCAGGCATGGCGCGCCAAGGACAACGCCTGGATCGTGCGTGAAGTGATCGCCATGTTCGGCACAGACCGGGCGATGTTCGCCAGCAACTTTCCGGTGGACAGCCTATGCGGCTCGTTCGACGACATCTACAGCGGTTTCAAATCCATCGTTGCTGATCTGCCAAGCGCCGATCAGGAGCGACTGTTCTACAGCAACGCGCAGCGGGTCTATCGCTGCGAGCCTTGCGCCATTGACCGCCAATGGCCTGAATTCTTGAGGAGTGAAGCATGA
- a CDS encoding 4-hydroxythreonine-4-phosphate dehydrogenase PdxA yields the protein MNKTTIAMVLGDPAGIGPELIARLLAEPQVRSQANVILIADEAEMRRGMRIAGTEFPYRRVESLDQLSFVDDTPLFYDFRGDTVGEFPRSEASVIGGRYSLDTLEQALRLTEAGTTDAVLFGPLNKTSLHMAGMAHSDELHWFAELLDFHGPFCEFNVLDNLWTSRVTSHVALAEVPGMLTQTRVVEAIQLIDTALKRNGLEKPRIGVCGLNPHNGDNGSFGREELDIIGPAVRSAQALGIAAEGPYPADTIFLKVQGDASAFDAVVTMYHDQGQIAIKLMGFSRGVTVQGGLPIPITTPAHGTAFDIAGQGKANVGAIRQAFEIACRMGVNSY from the coding sequence ATGAACAAGACAACCATCGCGATGGTGCTGGGTGACCCGGCGGGCATCGGCCCGGAACTGATCGCACGCCTGTTGGCGGAGCCTCAAGTGCGCAGCCAGGCCAATGTGATTTTGATCGCCGACGAGGCGGAAATGCGCCGTGGCATGCGCATCGCCGGGACGGAGTTTCCTTACCGTCGCGTCGAGTCGCTGGATCAGCTGTCGTTTGTCGACGACACGCCGCTGTTCTACGACTTTCGCGGCGACACCGTCGGTGAATTTCCACGCAGTGAAGCCAGCGTCATCGGCGGTCGCTACAGCCTCGACACCCTGGAACAAGCCCTGCGCCTGACCGAGGCCGGGACCACCGACGCGGTGCTGTTCGGGCCGTTGAACAAGACCTCGTTGCACATGGCCGGCATGGCCCACAGCGATGAACTGCACTGGTTCGCCGAGCTGCTGGATTTCCACGGGCCGTTCTGCGAATTCAACGTGCTTGATAACCTCTGGACCTCCCGCGTGACGTCCCACGTGGCACTGGCCGAAGTGCCGGGCATGCTGACCCAGACGCGGGTGGTGGAAGCCATCCAGCTGATCGACACCGCGCTCAAGCGCAACGGACTGGAAAAACCGCGCATCGGTGTGTGCGGCTTGAACCCGCACAACGGCGACAACGGCTCGTTCGGGCGCGAAGAACTGGACATCATCGGCCCGGCCGTGCGCTCGGCCCAGGCGTTGGGGATTGCGGCCGAAGGACCGTATCCGGCCGACACGATTTTCCTCAAGGTTCAGGGCGATGCCAGTGCCTTTGACGCGGTGGTGACGATGTATCACGACCAAGGGCAGATCGCGATCAAGTTGATGGGCTTCTCCCGTGGCGTCACCGTACAGGGCGGCTTGCCGATCCCCATCACCACACCGGCCCACGGCACCGCCTTCGATATCGCAGGGCAGGGCAAGGCCAATGTCGGTGCGATCCGCCAAGCCTTCGAAATCGCCTGCCGAATGGGCGTCAACAGCTACTGA